One region of Longimicrobium sp. genomic DNA includes:
- a CDS encoding LytTR family DNA-binding domain-containing protein has translation MIRALVVDDEPHGRERVAMLLAGRSDVAVVGECADGRQAVRAIRELRPDLVFLDVQMPELDGFGVLEEVGPAEMPAVVFVTAYDAYAIRAFEVNALDYLLKPVDPERLATALERAAERVRLRAPGRADERVVALLEGLERRRRYASRFVVRDQGAAFFLPAEQVEWIEAERNYVRLHAKGGAAHLIREPLKEVEARLDPERFVRVSRSAIVNLDAVERVEPWFRGEYVLILRDGARLTSSRAHGESFRALMD, from the coding sequence TTGATCCGCGCGCTGGTGGTGGACGACGAGCCGCACGGGCGCGAGCGCGTGGCGATGCTGCTGGCCGGCCGCTCCGACGTGGCGGTGGTGGGCGAGTGCGCCGACGGGCGCCAGGCGGTGCGCGCCATCCGCGAGCTGCGGCCCGACCTGGTGTTCCTGGACGTGCAGATGCCCGAGCTGGACGGCTTCGGCGTGCTGGAGGAGGTGGGCCCGGCGGAGATGCCGGCGGTGGTGTTCGTGACCGCGTACGACGCCTACGCCATCCGCGCCTTCGAGGTGAACGCGCTCGACTACCTGCTGAAGCCGGTGGACCCCGAGCGGCTGGCGACGGCGCTGGAGCGCGCGGCCGAGCGGGTCCGCCTGCGCGCGCCGGGGCGGGCCGACGAGCGGGTGGTGGCGCTGCTGGAGGGGCTGGAGCGGCGCCGCCGCTACGCCAGCCGCTTCGTGGTGCGCGACCAGGGCGCGGCCTTCTTCCTCCCGGCCGAGCAGGTGGAGTGGATCGAGGCCGAGCGCAACTACGTGCGGCTGCACGCGAAGGGCGGCGCCGCCCACCTGATCCGCGAGCCGCTCAAGGAGGTGGAGGCGCGGCTCGACCCCGAGCGCTTCGTGCGGGTGAGCCGCTCGGCGATCGTGAACCTGGACGCGGTGGAGCGCGTGGAGCCGTGGTTCCGCGGCGAGTACGTGCTGATCCTGCGCGACGGCGCGCGCCTGACGTCCAGCCGGGCGCACGGGGAGTCGTTCCGGGCGTTGATGGACTGA
- a CDS encoding PIN domain-containing protein gives MSSREPLVAVLDANVLYGQFLRDVLLRLADAELFLPRWTDEIQQEWMRNLLVNIPDFPPDRIHRTGRAMEEAFPDARVLGYRRHEKSVAGIDPKDRHVAAAAIAAGAQRIVTFNLRHFPLDTLAPFGITPIHPDAFVGGLISANRDDALAVLDSHRRGLTRPPLSPARYREMFIKAGLKKTVRFLPIS, from the coding sequence GTGAGCTCCCGGGAGCCGCTCGTCGCCGTCCTCGACGCGAACGTGCTCTACGGCCAATTCCTGCGCGACGTGCTGCTGCGGCTGGCGGACGCCGAGCTCTTTTTGCCGCGCTGGACCGACGAAATCCAGCAGGAGTGGATGCGGAACCTTCTCGTGAACATCCCGGACTTCCCACCGGATCGGATCCACCGGACCGGGAGAGCGATGGAGGAGGCGTTCCCCGACGCACGCGTTCTCGGCTACCGGCGCCACGAGAAGTCGGTAGCCGGCATCGATCCGAAAGACCGGCACGTCGCCGCCGCGGCGATCGCAGCCGGCGCGCAGCGTATCGTGACCTTCAATCTGCGGCACTTCCCGCTCGATACCCTCGCCCCGTTCGGGATCACGCCGATCCATCCCGACGCATTCGTCGGCGGCCTGATCTCCGCGAACCGCGACGATGCTCTGGCGGTGCTCGACAGCCATCGACGGGGACTGACGCGGCCGCCTCTTTCGCCGGCCAGGTACCGGGAAATGTTCATCAAGGCGGGGCTGAAGAAGACGGTGCGATTTCTCCCCATCAGCTGA
- a CDS encoding histidine kinase — protein sequence MSTIAHRTAAAPARTLPLHGFPRGWLWAGGFAVWTVLALLSASQHAVSRMRFGDGAVDWERVLGYTLLDWYTCAVFTPAIVWLAGRFPLERGGWRRALPVHALASALFVPLKLALFLPLARALGWVERGTLLDFVYAEFFPLLLTYWIVAALAHGIRYYRELHERQLRASQLEARLSRVQLDALKAQLHPHFLFNALSALSTLMHRDVAAADRMVLRLSELLRHTLDRAAPQEVTLEEELGYVARYLDIMQIRLGERLRVSVEADREARAALVPNLLLQPLVENALRHGIGRLSDAGELAIRARRDDDALLLEVRDDGPGLDDGAPREGVGLRNTRLRLAQLYGPEHELTLANAPGRGAVVTVLLPFHTTEWAAAPQPEEAR from the coding sequence ATGTCCACCATCGCTCACCGGACGGCCGCCGCGCCCGCGCGGACGCTCCCGCTGCACGGCTTCCCCCGCGGGTGGCTGTGGGCGGGCGGCTTCGCGGTGTGGACGGTGCTGGCGCTGCTCTCGGCCAGCCAGCACGCGGTCAGCCGCATGCGCTTCGGCGATGGCGCGGTGGACTGGGAGCGCGTGCTGGGCTACACGCTGCTCGACTGGTACACGTGCGCCGTCTTCACCCCGGCCATCGTGTGGCTGGCGGGCCGCTTCCCGCTGGAGCGCGGCGGCTGGCGGCGGGCGCTACCGGTGCACGCGCTGGCGAGCGCGCTCTTCGTGCCGCTCAAGCTGGCGCTCTTCCTGCCCCTGGCGCGCGCGCTCGGCTGGGTGGAGAGGGGCACGCTGCTGGACTTCGTGTACGCCGAGTTCTTCCCGCTCCTGCTCACCTACTGGATCGTGGCGGCGCTGGCGCACGGGATCCGCTACTACCGGGAGCTGCACGAGCGGCAGCTGCGCGCCAGCCAGCTGGAGGCGCGCCTGTCGCGCGTGCAGCTCGACGCGCTCAAGGCGCAGCTCCACCCGCACTTCCTCTTCAACGCCCTGAGCGCGCTCTCCACGCTCATGCACCGCGACGTGGCGGCGGCCGACCGCATGGTGCTGCGGCTCAGCGAGCTGCTCCGCCACACGCTGGACCGCGCGGCCCCGCAGGAGGTGACGCTGGAGGAGGAGCTCGGCTACGTGGCGCGCTACCTGGACATCATGCAGATCCGCCTGGGAGAGCGCCTGCGCGTGTCGGTGGAGGCCGACCGGGAGGCGCGCGCGGCGCTCGTCCCCAACCTGCTGCTGCAGCCGCTGGTGGAGAACGCGCTGCGCCACGGGATCGGGCGCCTCTCCGACGCGGGCGAGCTGGCGATCCGCGCCCGCCGCGACGACGACGCGCTGCTGCTGGAGGTGCGCGACGACGGCCCGGGGCTCGACGACGGCGCGCCGCGCGAGGGGGTGGGGCTGCGCAACACACGGCTCCGGCTGGCGCAGCTCTACGGTCCCGAGCACGAGCTGACGCTGGCGAACGCGCCCGGCCGCGGGGCGGTGGTCACCGTGCTGCTCCCGTTCCACACCACGGAGTGGGCCGCCGCGCCCCAGCCCGAGGAGGCGCGTTGA
- a CDS encoding circadian clock KaiB family protein — protein sequence MGRFRFTLYVAGDTARSQQAYADLRRICEERLRGDFAIDVVDVVSEPGAAEEKRILTTPTVVKEEPAPPRRITGDLSDSEKVLAGLGLLPGWPSVHPGSTP from the coding sequence ATGGGCCGCTTCCGCTTCACCCTGTACGTGGCTGGCGACACGGCGCGCTCGCAGCAGGCGTACGCCGACCTGCGGCGCATCTGCGAGGAGCGGCTCCGCGGCGACTTCGCCATCGACGTGGTGGACGTGGTCAGCGAGCCGGGCGCGGCCGAAGAGAAGCGGATCCTCACCACCCCCACCGTCGTCAAGGAAGAGCCGGCCCCGCCGCGGCGGATCACCGGCGACCTCTCCGACTCCGAGAAGGTCCTGGCCGGCCTGGGGCTCCTCCCCGGCTGGCCGTCCGTGCACCCCGGCAGCACCCCATGA
- a CDS encoding serine hydrolase yields the protein MVKQLSWIADRAARGGRRAPRWGVALALAAAVAPSLDAQERRPPAAPFPAELDRYVADVLEQWRIPGLAIAVVRNDSTLVAKGYGVRRLGSPDPVDERTVFDIAGLTSSFTATAAAMLVDRGALRWDDPVRRHLPTLVLPTDSLTRQATVRDFLSHRTGLDPAPVMAVLAAADRDDLLRRMRHLRVVAPFRQTAVPSAIGYTVAGEAAAAAARMPFESVLRDLVVRRLQLPRTTWTYEQAATMSNIAAPHATLAGRQQEMPRDSRRGATAPADAVQSGAADLTRWMRLHLNDGVLDGTRYVSDSTMREMHRVQVNLRTSPAFRTARLMQDTVFAFGMGWQISDYRGHRILWHGGAASGQAAYMALFPEDRLGVVVLVNTSSAGATQVPFALVNRIADTYLGYEPRDWAGEAFARRPNADSLREVNERAMRAMRASAPPRLPLAAYAGRYDHPLFGPVHVRVAGSALTLQMGQGRLADLESHGNDAFYVQWRDPSMRETFGAHVVFATSGDSALALSTVIGRDQFMAREAGAGASVAAAPRPDLAGVEALLADSAFGRWNLQLLGPTGPNDVSSSWLEIERSGFEGLVGRYVGLIGGARPIGRIDWSRTEGVARFSIPMEWELIPASWEVPSRDLRFEVRPAGDSLIGTLVYPAGVMRAFVGRRAPGLLRDAPKAWTEPVALFNGKDLSGWTIAPTARSLPSFWVVRDGILVNTANEGANLMTVQRFQDFKLHAEFRHPGPGASGIFPRGRYWVILRTTQDTRMPARNTTGAVHKFLVPSENAGLGVGVWQSIDITMVGRRITVVVNGRTVISDQIVPGITGSAIDGDEAAPGPIMLQGEENPIEFRNITLSVPQEGGAPSRP from the coding sequence ATGGTGAAGCAGCTATCGTGGATCGCTGATCGCGCGGCACGCGGCGGAAGGCGCGCACCCCGATGGGGCGTCGCGCTGGCATTGGCGGCGGCGGTGGCGCCGAGCCTCGACGCACAGGAGCGCCGGCCGCCGGCCGCTCCATTTCCGGCGGAGCTCGACCGCTACGTCGCCGACGTGCTCGAGCAATGGCGGATCCCGGGGCTCGCGATCGCGGTCGTGCGCAACGACTCGACGCTGGTAGCGAAAGGCTACGGCGTACGCCGGCTCGGAAGCCCGGACCCGGTCGACGAGCGCACCGTCTTCGACATCGCGGGGCTCACGAGCTCGTTCACGGCGACGGCGGCGGCGATGCTCGTGGACCGCGGCGCCCTCCGGTGGGACGATCCCGTTCGCCGCCATCTGCCGACGCTGGTGCTGCCCACGGACTCCCTCACCCGCCAGGCGACGGTGCGGGACTTCCTGTCGCATCGCACCGGCCTGGACCCCGCGCCCGTCATGGCCGTGCTCGCGGCGGCCGATCGAGACGACCTGCTGCGCCGCATGCGGCACCTGCGGGTCGTCGCGCCCTTCCGGCAGACGGCCGTGCCCTCGGCGATCGGCTATACGGTCGCGGGTGAGGCCGCCGCGGCAGCCGCGCGAATGCCGTTCGAGTCGGTCCTGCGCGATCTCGTCGTCCGGCGGCTGCAGTTGCCGCGCACGACCTGGACGTACGAGCAGGCGGCGACGATGTCGAACATCGCCGCGCCCCACGCGACGCTCGCGGGCCGGCAGCAGGAGATGCCGCGCGATTCGCGGCGCGGCGCCACCGCGCCGGCCGACGCCGTCCAGTCCGGCGCGGCCGACCTGACGCGCTGGATGCGCCTGCACCTGAACGACGGAGTGCTCGACGGCACGCGCTACGTGAGCGATTCCACGATGCGCGAGATGCACCGGGTCCAGGTGAACCTGCGGACCTCGCCGGCCTTTCGCACCGCGCGGCTGATGCAGGACACCGTGTTCGCCTTCGGGATGGGCTGGCAGATCTCGGACTACCGCGGCCACCGCATACTCTGGCACGGCGGCGCGGCCAGCGGCCAGGCCGCGTACATGGCGCTCTTTCCCGAGGATCGGCTGGGCGTCGTGGTGCTCGTGAACACGTCGTCGGCGGGCGCGACGCAGGTTCCGTTCGCCCTCGTGAACCGCATCGCCGACACCTACCTCGGCTACGAGCCGCGCGATTGGGCGGGCGAAGCGTTCGCGCGCAGACCGAACGCCGACAGCCTGCGCGAGGTCAACGAGCGTGCCATGCGGGCGATGCGCGCGAGCGCGCCGCCGCGTCTCCCGCTCGCCGCGTACGCGGGGCGCTACGACCACCCGCTGTTCGGCCCCGTCCACGTCCGGGTCGCCGGATCGGCGCTGACCCTCCAGATGGGCCAGGGTCGGCTCGCGGATCTCGAGTCTCACGGCAACGACGCGTTCTACGTGCAGTGGCGCGATCCATCCATGCGCGAGACCTTCGGCGCACACGTGGTCTTCGCCACGAGCGGCGACTCGGCCCTCGCGCTGTCGACCGTCATCGGTCGCGACCAGTTCATGGCACGGGAGGCCGGCGCCGGCGCCTCCGTCGCGGCGGCTCCGCGTCCCGACCTGGCTGGCGTCGAGGCCCTCCTCGCCGACTCTGCCTTCGGGAGATGGAACCTCCAGCTGCTGGGCCCCACGGGACCCAACGACGTCTCGTCGTCGTGGCTCGAGATCGAGCGGTCGGGGTTCGAGGGCCTCGTGGGACGGTACGTCGGCCTGATCGGAGGCGCGCGGCCGATCGGGAGGATCGACTGGAGCCGGACGGAGGGGGTCGCTCGCTTCAGCATTCCCATGGAGTGGGAGCTGATCCCGGCGTCGTGGGAGGTGCCTTCGCGCGATCTCCGCTTCGAGGTGCGTCCAGCCGGCGACTCGCTCATCGGCACGCTCGTGTACCCCGCGGGAGTCATGCGGGCATTCGTGGGCAGGCGCGCACCGGGCCTGCTTCGCGACGCGCCGAAGGCGTGGACGGAGCCGGTCGCACTGTTCAACGGGAAGGACCTGTCCGGGTGGACGATCGCGCCGACCGCCCGCTCGCTCCCGAGCTTCTGGGTCGTGCGCGACGGCATCCTCGTCAACACCGCGAACGAGGGGGCGAACCTCATGACCGTGCAGCGATTCCAGGATTTCAAGCTGCACGCCGAGTTCCGGCACCCGGGTCCGGGCGCCAGCGGGATCTTTCCGCGCGGCCGCTACTGGGTGATCCTGCGGACGACACAGGACACCCGGATGCCCGCCAGGAACACCACGGGCGCCGTGCACAAGTTCCTGGTGCCGAGCGAGAACGCGGGGCTCGGCGTCGGCGTCTGGCAGTCGATCGACATCACGATGGTGGGGCGCCGCATCACGGTGGTGGTCAACGGCAGGACGGTCATCTCCGACCAGATCGTCCCGGGGATCACCGGGAGCGCGATCGACGGCGACGAAGCCGCCCCGGGACCGATCATGCTGCAGGGCGAGGAGAATCCGATCGAGTTTCGCAACATCACGCTCAGCGTGCCGCAGGAAGGCGGCGCGCCGAGCCGCCCCTAG
- a CDS encoding helix-turn-helix domain-containing protein: MTMTLKDQVTVVDVLDLAAAKVSTAAAARSAAALEQASSEEGLTFSAPGQKPVKVSSPLARMVATILRELAEGHTVAVVTTAEEVSTGVAARMLGFSRTHVANLVDAGILPGRRANKHRRIRLADVLAFQRERERRQELLDEITELTQDLYEATMPQQET, encoded by the coding sequence ATGACAATGACGCTGAAGGACCAGGTGACCGTGGTCGACGTGCTCGACCTGGCCGCGGCGAAGGTGAGCACGGCCGCCGCGGCGCGGAGCGCCGCCGCGCTCGAGCAGGCGTCGTCCGAGGAGGGGCTCACGTTCTCGGCGCCCGGCCAGAAGCCGGTGAAGGTGTCGTCGCCGCTCGCGCGCATGGTCGCCACCATCCTGCGCGAGCTGGCCGAGGGGCACACCGTGGCGGTGGTGACCACGGCCGAAGAGGTGTCCACCGGCGTCGCGGCGCGGATGCTCGGCTTCTCCCGCACCCACGTGGCGAACCTGGTGGACGCGGGCATCCTCCCCGGCCGCCGGGCCAACAAGCACCGCCGCATCCGCCTGGCCGACGTGCTCGCCTTCCAGCGCGAGCGGGAGCGCCGCCAGGAGTTGCTGGACGAGATCACGGAGCTCACCCAGGACCTGTACGAGGCCACCATGCCGCAGCAGGAGACGTGA
- a CDS encoding ATP-binding protein, translating into MSTAAPGAAPPRHARPDAEERLRLIIERLPDGIVIVGDDGLVRFANPAAERLFGRHARELVGEQFGFPVVAGETAELDVVRPGGQVVAAELLVVHIEWEGRPALLVSLRDVTDRREAEERRLQLERERAGREQAEAEAERARFLSDVSQALAGSLDYHETLETLARLAVPHLAEWCVIDVLEADGRLARIAVAHADPEKEPLLAELRERFPLQAGSSLPGAEALRTGRPVFHRRLSAGYVNSVSQGPGHARLIRALGARSLMAVPLVARGEVLGAITFVCGERVYRKTDLALAEDFAQRAAMSVSNARLYEAAQEASRAKSEFLAVMSHELRTPLNAITGYADLLQAGLAGPLNSRQREQLDRIVASARHLVGVIEEILTFSRMEAGHERAHLEAVDLREMVRETALLLEPLAREKGLGFEVRLQEEPARVETDPVKVRQVLRNLVTNAVKFTDHGRVVIEGAREGARHLVRVADSGVGIAPENRERVFEPFWQVEQSNRREVGGTGLGLAVARGLAEMLGGELRLESTPGRGSTFTLALPASEPA; encoded by the coding sequence ATGAGCACCGCGGCACCCGGCGCGGCTCCCCCGCGCCACGCCCGCCCCGACGCGGAGGAGCGGCTCCGGCTCATCATCGAGCGCCTCCCCGACGGCATCGTGATCGTGGGGGACGACGGGCTGGTGCGCTTCGCCAACCCCGCGGCCGAGCGGCTCTTCGGCCGCCATGCGCGCGAGCTGGTGGGGGAGCAGTTCGGCTTCCCCGTGGTGGCCGGCGAGACCGCCGAGCTCGACGTGGTGCGCCCCGGCGGGCAGGTGGTGGCGGCCGAGCTGCTGGTGGTGCACATCGAGTGGGAGGGCCGCCCCGCCCTCCTGGTCTCCCTGCGCGACGTCACCGACCGGCGCGAGGCCGAGGAGCGGCGCCTGCAGCTCGAGCGCGAGCGCGCGGGGCGCGAGCAGGCGGAGGCCGAGGCCGAGCGGGCCCGCTTCCTCTCCGACGTGAGCCAGGCGCTGGCCGGCTCGCTGGACTACCACGAGACGCTGGAGACGCTGGCCCGGCTGGCCGTCCCCCACCTGGCCGAGTGGTGCGTGATCGACGTGCTGGAGGCCGACGGGCGCCTGGCCCGCATCGCCGTGGCGCACGCCGACCCGGAGAAGGAGCCGCTCCTGGCCGAGTTGCGCGAGCGGTTCCCCCTCCAGGCCGGCTCGTCGCTCCCCGGCGCGGAGGCGCTGCGCACGGGGCGGCCCGTCTTCCACCGCCGGCTGAGCGCGGGGTACGTCAATTCCGTGTCGCAGGGGCCCGGGCACGCCCGGCTGATCCGCGCGCTGGGCGCCCGCTCGCTGATGGCGGTGCCGCTGGTGGCGCGCGGCGAGGTGCTGGGCGCCATCACCTTCGTCTGCGGCGAGCGGGTCTACCGCAAGACCGACCTGGCGCTGGCCGAGGACTTCGCCCAGCGCGCGGCCATGTCGGTGAGCAACGCGCGGCTCTACGAGGCGGCGCAGGAGGCCAGCCGCGCCAAGAGCGAGTTCCTGGCCGTCATGAGCCACGAGCTGCGCACGCCGCTGAACGCCATCACCGGCTACGCCGACCTGCTGCAGGCGGGGCTCGCCGGGCCGCTGAACTCCCGGCAGCGCGAGCAGCTCGACCGCATCGTGGCCAGCGCGCGCCACCTGGTGGGGGTGATCGAGGAGATCCTCACCTTCTCGCGGATGGAGGCGGGCCACGAGCGGGCGCACCTGGAGGCGGTGGACCTGCGTGAGATGGTGCGCGAGACGGCGCTCCTGCTGGAGCCGCTGGCGCGCGAGAAGGGGCTGGGCTTCGAGGTGCGCCTGCAGGAGGAGCCGGCGCGGGTGGAGACCGACCCGGTGAAGGTGCGGCAGGTGCTGCGCAACCTGGTGACCAACGCGGTGAAGTTCACCGACCACGGCCGGGTGGTGATCGAGGGCGCGCGCGAGGGGGCGCGCCACCTGGTGCGCGTGGCCGACAGCGGGGTGGGGATCGCGCCGGAGAACCGGGAGCGGGTGTTCGAGCCGTTCTGGCAGGTGGAGCAGTCGAACCGCCGCGAGGTGGGGGGCACCGGGCTGGGCCTCGCCGTGGCGCGCGGCCTGGCCGAGATGCTGGGCGGCGAGCTGCGCCTGGAGAGCACCCCCGGCCGCGGGAGCACCTTCACCCTCGCGCTCCCGGCGAGCGAGCCGGCCTGA
- the kaiC gene encoding circadian clock protein KaiC, protein MSDTQPAVEKLETGIPGFDHIAQGGLPRTRATLIAGTAGSAKTVFAAHFLAAGVERGEPGVFVTFEDRVDDIRRNMSSFGWDIAGWERAGLWAFVDASPDPEAPVTVVGDFDLGALLARIEHAVRKVGATRVSLDSLNALFVQFKDHALLRAEMFRIASSLKRLGVTLVFTGERTEEYGEISRHGVEEFVADNVVILRNLLVDERRRRTMELLKVRGAPHQRGEFPFTITPRGLIVLPLSGITLTQSSSTVRIGSGNRELDEMCGGGFFRDSIILLSGATGTGKTLLTTQFLAAGFAAGERSLLFAFEESRDQLYRNAAAWGFDFAGMEADGKLRVVNTYPHAMAMEDHLVQMRDRIAEFRPQRVAVDSLSALERVTSVRSFREFVISLTSFLKQKETAGLFTSTTASLLGGTSVTEKHISTLTDSIVLLRYVEGYGVMRRALTVLKMRGSAHDHDIREFTIDGTGMHVQGRFTDLSGILSGSVTFLSPEDGGETPGERGERERAG, encoded by the coding sequence ATGAGCGACACGCAACCGGCCGTCGAGAAGCTGGAGACCGGCATCCCCGGGTTCGACCACATCGCCCAGGGCGGGCTCCCCCGCACCCGCGCCACCCTGATCGCCGGGACGGCCGGGAGCGCCAAGACGGTGTTCGCCGCGCACTTCCTGGCCGCCGGCGTCGAGCGCGGCGAGCCCGGGGTGTTCGTCACCTTCGAGGACCGGGTGGACGATATCCGCCGCAACATGTCGAGCTTCGGGTGGGACATCGCCGGCTGGGAGCGCGCCGGCCTGTGGGCGTTCGTGGACGCCTCGCCCGACCCCGAAGCGCCGGTGACGGTGGTGGGCGACTTCGACCTGGGGGCGCTGCTGGCGCGCATCGAGCACGCGGTGCGGAAGGTGGGCGCCACCCGCGTCTCGCTCGACTCGCTGAACGCCCTCTTCGTCCAGTTCAAGGACCACGCGCTCCTACGCGCCGAGATGTTCCGCATCGCCAGCTCGCTCAAGCGCCTGGGCGTCACCCTGGTGTTCACCGGCGAGCGCACCGAGGAGTACGGCGAGATCAGCCGCCACGGCGTCGAGGAGTTCGTGGCCGACAACGTGGTGATCCTGCGCAACCTGCTGGTCGACGAGCGGCGGCGGCGCACCATGGAGCTGCTCAAGGTGCGCGGCGCCCCCCACCAGCGCGGCGAGTTCCCCTTCACCATCACCCCGCGCGGGCTGATCGTGCTCCCGCTGTCGGGGATCACCCTCACCCAGAGCTCGTCCACCGTGCGCATCGGCTCGGGGAACCGGGAGCTGGACGAGATGTGCGGCGGGGGCTTCTTCCGCGACTCCATCATCCTCCTCTCCGGCGCCACCGGGACGGGGAAGACGCTCCTGACCACGCAGTTCCTGGCCGCGGGCTTCGCGGCGGGCGAGCGCAGCCTGCTCTTCGCCTTCGAGGAGAGCCGCGACCAGCTCTACCGCAACGCCGCCGCCTGGGGGTTCGACTTCGCGGGGATGGAGGCGGACGGCAAGCTCAGGGTGGTCAACACCTACCCGCACGCCATGGCCATGGAGGACCACCTGGTGCAGATGCGCGATCGCATCGCCGAGTTCAGGCCGCAGCGCGTGGCCGTCGACTCCCTCTCGGCGCTGGAGCGGGTGACCAGCGTGAGGAGCTTCCGCGAGTTCGTGATCTCGCTCACCTCGTTCCTCAAGCAGAAGGAGACGGCGGGGCTCTTCACCTCCACCACCGCGTCGCTGCTGGGGGGGACGTCGGTGACCGAGAAGCACATCTCCACCCTCACCGACAGCATCGTCCTGCTGCGCTACGTGGAGGGCTACGGCGTGATGCGGCGCGCGCTTACGGTACTGAAGATGCGTGGGTCGGCGCACGACCACGACATCCGGGAGTTCACCATCGACGGCACCGGGATGCACGTGCAGGGCAGGTTCACGGACCTGAGCGGGATCCTCTCCGGGAGCGTCACCTTCCTGTCGCCGGAGGACGGCGGCGAGACGCCCGGCGAGCGGGGGGAGCGCGAGCGCGCAGGGTGA